A part of Zonotrichia leucophrys gambelii isolate GWCS_2022_RI chromosome 7, RI_Zleu_2.0, whole genome shotgun sequence genomic DNA contains:
- the C1QL2 gene encoding complement C1q-like protein 2 isoform X1 has product MEGQRDGEMQGGSTPGGRERPAPRATIASHGKEDLLAAAARLWQRRRRLLAAAGLALAMAVALLVAVPLLLLQAPADTGAHYEMMGTCRMICDPYSGGRPPGPGSTAAVEALQDLGANPPPPFVQGPKGEPGRPGKPGPRGPPGEPGPPGPRGPPGERGDAGKPGLPGLALAGAGGGGSGGGAAAGGEAAGGLSAAFSGPRIAFYVGLKSPHEGYEVLKFDDVVTNLGNHYDPASGKFTCQVRGIYFFTYHILMRGGDGTSMWADLCKNGQVRASAIAQDADQNYDYASNSVVLHLDSGDEVYVKLDGGKAHGGNNNKYSTFSGFLLYPD; this is encoded by the exons atggagggacaaAGGGATGGAGAGATGCAGGGAGGAAGCACTCCAGGCGGCAG GGAGCGGCCGGCCCCCCGCGCCACCATTGCCTCGCACGGCAAGGAAGACCtgctcgccgccgccgcccggctcTGGCAGCGGAGGAGGCGGCTGCTGGCCGCCGCCGGGCTCGCCCTGGCCATGGCCGTCGCGCTGCTGGTCGCcgtgcccctgctgctgctgcaagcgCCCGCCGACACCGGCGCCCACTACGAGATGATGGGCACCTGCCGCATGATCTGCGACCCGTACAGCGGCGGGCGGCCGCCCGGGCCCGGCAGTACCGCCGCCGTGGAGGCCCTGCAGGACCTGGGCGCCAACCCCCCGCCGCCCTTCGTGCAGGGACCCAAGGGGGAGCCGGGCCGACCGGGCAAGCCGGGCCCCCGCGGGCCGCCCGGGGAGCCGGgcccgccggggccgcggggcccgCCGGGGGAGCGGGGCGACGCGGGGAagccggggctgcccgggctGGCGCTGGCGGGCGCGGgtggcggcgggagcggcggcggggcggcggcgggcggcgagGCGGCGGGCGGGCTGAGCGCCGCCTTCAGCGGGCCGCGCATCGCCTTCTATGTGGGGCTCAAGAGCCCCCACGAGGGCTACGAGGTCCTCAAGTTCGACGACGTGGTGACCAACCTGGGCAACCACTACGACCCGGCCAGCGGCAAGTTCACCTGCCAGGTGCGCGGCATCTACTTCTTCACCTACCACATCCTCATGCGCGGCGGCGACGGCACCAGCATGTGGGCCGACCTCTGCAAGAACGGCCAG GTGCGGGCCAGTGCCATCGCCCAGGACGCAGACCAGAATTACGACTATGCCAGCAACAGCGTGGTGCTGCACCTGGACTCCGGCGACGAGGTGTATGTCAAGCTGGATGGAGGCAAAGCACACGGAGGCAACAACAATAAGTACAGCACTTTCTCTGGCTTTCTTTTATACCCCGATTAA
- the C1QL2 gene encoding complement C1q-like protein 2 isoform X2 — MAVALLVAVPLLLLQAPADTGAHYEMMGTCRMICDPYSGGRPPGPGSTAAVEALQDLGANPPPPFVQGPKGEPGRPGKPGPRGPPGEPGPPGPRGPPGERGDAGKPGLPGLALAGAGGGGSGGGAAAGGEAAGGLSAAFSGPRIAFYVGLKSPHEGYEVLKFDDVVTNLGNHYDPASGKFTCQVRGIYFFTYHILMRGGDGTSMWADLCKNGQVRASAIAQDADQNYDYASNSVVLHLDSGDEVYVKLDGGKAHGGNNNKYSTFSGFLLYPD; from the exons ATGGCCGTCGCGCTGCTGGTCGCcgtgcccctgctgctgctgcaagcgCCCGCCGACACCGGCGCCCACTACGAGATGATGGGCACCTGCCGCATGATCTGCGACCCGTACAGCGGCGGGCGGCCGCCCGGGCCCGGCAGTACCGCCGCCGTGGAGGCCCTGCAGGACCTGGGCGCCAACCCCCCGCCGCCCTTCGTGCAGGGACCCAAGGGGGAGCCGGGCCGACCGGGCAAGCCGGGCCCCCGCGGGCCGCCCGGGGAGCCGGgcccgccggggccgcggggcccgCCGGGGGAGCGGGGCGACGCGGGGAagccggggctgcccgggctGGCGCTGGCGGGCGCGGgtggcggcgggagcggcggcggggcggcggcgggcggcgagGCGGCGGGCGGGCTGAGCGCCGCCTTCAGCGGGCCGCGCATCGCCTTCTATGTGGGGCTCAAGAGCCCCCACGAGGGCTACGAGGTCCTCAAGTTCGACGACGTGGTGACCAACCTGGGCAACCACTACGACCCGGCCAGCGGCAAGTTCACCTGCCAGGTGCGCGGCATCTACTTCTTCACCTACCACATCCTCATGCGCGGCGGCGACGGCACCAGCATGTGGGCCGACCTCTGCAAGAACGGCCAG GTGCGGGCCAGTGCCATCGCCCAGGACGCAGACCAGAATTACGACTATGCCAGCAACAGCGTGGTGCTGCACCTGGACTCCGGCGACGAGGTGTATGTCAAGCTGGATGGAGGCAAAGCACACGGAGGCAACAACAATAAGTACAGCACTTTCTCTGGCTTTCTTTTATACCCCGATTAA